A genomic stretch from Candidatus Hydrogenisulfobacillus filiaventi includes:
- the aroF gene encoding Phospho-2-dehydro-3-deoxyheptonate aldolase: MIVVMRPGTTEQDVEEIVARLGQWGLKAHVSRGTERTVIGVIGERTEEVVRLASLQTVEQVVPVRRPYKLVSREFHPENTVIRVGRAAFGTGEVVMMPGPCAVESREQVMAVAELARDLGCPVLRGGAYKPRTSPYSFQGLGVEGLRILAEARERYGLAIITEAVDHESLKYVAEYADIVQIGTRNMQNFELLKAVGQIGRPVLLKRGMAATIDEWLMAAEYVAAHGNPDIILCERGIRTYEPKTRNTLDLSAVPVLKQLTHLPVVVDPSHATGQWSLVEPMALAAVAAGADGLLIEAHPNPAEALSDGPQSLNLPNLTHLVENVSRVAAALGRRL; this comes from the coding sequence ATGATTGTGGTCATGCGGCCCGGAACCACGGAGCAGGATGTGGAGGAGATCGTCGCCCGCCTGGGGCAATGGGGGCTCAAGGCCCATGTGTCCCGCGGCACCGAGCGCACCGTGATCGGGGTTATCGGAGAACGCACGGAGGAAGTGGTCCGGTTGGCATCCTTACAGACGGTCGAACAGGTGGTGCCGGTCCGCCGGCCCTACAAGCTGGTCAGCCGGGAGTTCCATCCCGAGAACACGGTCATCCGCGTCGGCCGGGCTGCGTTCGGCACGGGCGAGGTGGTGATGATGCCCGGGCCTTGCGCGGTGGAGAGCCGGGAGCAGGTCATGGCGGTCGCGGAGCTGGCCCGCGACCTGGGGTGCCCGGTACTGCGCGGGGGGGCCTACAAGCCGCGTACCTCCCCGTACTCCTTCCAGGGGCTGGGCGTGGAGGGGCTGCGCATCCTGGCCGAGGCGCGGGAACGGTACGGCCTGGCCATTATTACCGAGGCGGTCGACCACGAGAGCCTCAAGTACGTGGCGGAATACGCCGACATCGTGCAGATCGGCACCCGCAACATGCAGAACTTCGAGCTGTTGAAAGCGGTCGGGCAGATCGGGCGGCCGGTGCTGCTGAAGCGCGGCATGGCGGCCACCATTGACGAATGGCTGATGGCCGCCGAGTACGTGGCGGCCCACGGCAACCCTGACATTATCCTGTGTGAGCGCGGCATCCGCACCTATGAGCCCAAGACCCGCAACACTCTCGACCTGTCCGCGGTGCCGGTGCTGAAGCAGCTGACCCACCTGCCGGTGGTGGTCGATCCCTCCCACGCCACCGGCCAGTGGAGCCTGGTGGAGCCCATGGCCCTGGCGGCGGTGGCGGCCGGCGCTGACGGCCTCCTGATCGAGGCGCATCCCAACCCGGCCGAGGCGCTGTCGGACGGGCCGCAAAGTCTGAACCTGCCTAACCTGACCCACCTGGTCGAGAACGTCAGCCGCGTGGCGGCCGCCCTCGGGCGGCGGCTCTAG
- a CDS encoding protein of unknown function (Evidence 5 : Unknown function), protein MIGKGPDAAVSESRRQVQAGNRSPRPYPRECAPNPVRPVVGKPASPRYGDPAVLAAGVSGYAMRTPKGGTTEQAFVP, encoded by the coding sequence ATGATCGGGAAGGGGCCGGACGCGGCGGTTTCAGAGAGCCGGCGGCAGGTGCAAGCCGGTAACCGCAGCCCCAGGCCGTACCCCCGTGAGTGTGCGCCGAACCCGGTTCGGCCGGTAGTAGGCAAGCCGGCATCCCCCCGTTACGGGGACCCTGCTGTGTTGGCAGCGGGGGTGAGTGGGTACGCAATGCGTACCCCCAAGGGTGGTACCACGGAGCAGGCCTTCGTCCCTTAA
- a CDS encoding protein of unknown function (Evidence 5 : Unknown function), with the protein MTSARGRRYHHRKPRPRNAMTGKRRGGARAQESRRMVRAGGLVPRIPPGAQAETGPRVREYASRHPAVTRDRCVGSG; encoded by the coding sequence TTGACAAGCGCCCGGGGGCGGCGCTACCATCACCGCAAGCCTAGACCGCGCAACGCGATGACCGGGAAGCGGCGGGGCGGCGCCAGGGCCCAAGAGAGCCGGCGGATGGTGCGAGCCGGTGGACTGGTGCCCCGCATTCCCCCGGGAGCGCAAGCCGAAACCGGGCCCCGGGTCCGGGAGTACGCGAGCCGGCACCCTGCCGTTACCAGGGACCGCTGTGTTGGCAGCGGATAA
- the trpA gene encoding Tryptophan synthase alpha chain: MQPAVDSAAPAATGVARIAEAFARARAQGRAALIPYVTAGVPDLPYLVPLLERMAQAGADLIEVGIPFSDPLADGPVLQRAAALALARGTRVRAILETLGRQPLPVPVVFLTYVNPVLRFGPAAFLEAARAAGVSGVIIPDLPWIEAGEMATLARRQGLALIPLVAPTSTDRHVLSLKRAEGFIYGVSVTGVTGVRQTVDPGVVPLVERVRAHSTLPVAIGFGISTPEQAAAVGRIADGVIVGSALVRRILDAEPGEALNTAAAFVGSLAAALRAGG; the protein is encoded by the coding sequence ATGCAGCCGGCTGTGGATTCCGCGGCGCCTGCCGCCACGGGGGTCGCCCGCATTGCGGAGGCCTTCGCCCGCGCCCGTGCCCAGGGGCGGGCGGCCCTGATTCCCTATGTGACCGCGGGGGTGCCCGACCTGCCCTATCTGGTCCCCCTGCTGGAGAGGATGGCGCAGGCCGGGGCCGACCTCATCGAGGTCGGGATTCCGTTTTCCGACCCCCTGGCCGACGGGCCCGTCCTGCAGCGGGCGGCCGCGCTGGCCCTGGCCCGCGGCACCCGGGTGCGGGCCATCCTGGAGACCCTGGGCCGGCAGCCCTTGCCGGTGCCGGTGGTCTTCCTCACCTACGTCAACCCCGTCCTGCGTTTCGGGCCGGCGGCCTTCCTGGAGGCGGCCCGGGCTGCGGGGGTATCGGGGGTTATCATCCCCGACCTCCCCTGGATCGAAGCCGGGGAGATGGCAACCCTCGCCCGCCGCCAGGGGCTGGCCCTCATCCCGCTGGTGGCCCCTACCTCCACCGACCGTCATGTGCTCTCGCTCAAGCGGGCGGAGGGCTTCATCTACGGGGTGTCGGTCACAGGCGTCACCGGGGTGCGGCAGACGGTGGACCCGGGGGTGGTACCGCTGGTGGAGCGGGTCCGGGCTCACAGCACCCTGCCGGTGGCCATCGGCTTCGGCATTTCCACGCCGGAACAGGCGGCTGCGGTGGGCCGGATCGCGGACGGGGTGATCGTCGGCAGCGCCCTGGTCCGGCGCATCCTGGACGCGGAGCCGGGTGAAGCCCTTAATACCGCGGCCGCCTTCGTGGGCAGCCTGGCGGCCGCCCTGCGGGCCGGCGGCTGA
- the trpB gene encoding tryptophan synthase (beta subunit) (Evidence 2a : Function from experimental evidences in other organisms; PubMedId : 2422155, 3062311, 9383185, 10714985, 12963367, 17114058, 17555270; Product type e : enzyme) gives MASIRKEAARPAVLPPVPDRQGRFGLFGGRYIPETLVPAVDELEAAYRAARRDPAFLREFRHYLAEYVGRPTPLTYAGRMSRALGFPVYLKREDLNHTGAHKINNTIGQVLLARRMGKSRIIAETGAGQHGVATATAAALFGLKAEVYMGVEDVRRQAVNVYRMELLGATVHPVEQGTNTLKDATNEAIRDWVTNVRTTYYVIGSVVGPHPYPMMVRDFQAVIGREARRQMLRQAGRLPTHIVAAVGGGSNSMGIFYPFRNDPVELIGVEAAGEGIETGRHAASIQVAEPGVLHGMMSYLLQDADGQVHPAHSISAGLDYPGVGPEHAWLHYTGRARYAAVTDAEAVEAFHRLSEWEGIIPALESSHAVAWVLRHADALRQAGAVVLINLSGRGDKDIDTVRAYEAGRRPQDQEGH, from the coding sequence ATGGCTTCGATCCGCAAGGAGGCGGCGCGCCCGGCGGTCCTGCCGCCGGTGCCTGACCGGCAGGGGCGGTTCGGTCTTTTTGGTGGCCGCTATATTCCCGAAACTCTGGTGCCGGCGGTGGATGAACTGGAGGCGGCCTACCGGGCTGCGCGGCGGGATCCCGCCTTCCTGCGGGAATTCCGCCATTACCTGGCTGAATACGTGGGGCGGCCTACGCCCCTGACCTACGCCGGGCGCATGAGCCGGGCGCTGGGATTTCCGGTGTACCTGAAGCGGGAGGACCTGAACCACACCGGCGCCCACAAGATCAATAACACCATCGGTCAGGTGCTGCTGGCCCGGCGCATGGGCAAGAGCCGCATCATAGCCGAAACCGGCGCCGGGCAGCACGGGGTGGCCACCGCCACCGCTGCGGCGCTCTTCGGCCTCAAAGCCGAGGTGTACATGGGGGTGGAGGATGTCCGCCGCCAGGCGGTCAATGTGTACCGCATGGAGCTGCTGGGCGCCACCGTCCATCCCGTGGAGCAGGGCACCAATACCCTCAAGGACGCGACCAACGAGGCCATCCGCGACTGGGTGACCAACGTGCGGACCACCTATTACGTCATCGGCTCTGTGGTGGGGCCGCATCCGTATCCCATGATGGTACGGGACTTCCAGGCCGTCATCGGGCGGGAGGCCCGCCGGCAGATGCTGCGGCAGGCGGGACGGCTGCCGACCCATATCGTGGCGGCGGTCGGGGGCGGCTCCAATTCCATGGGCATCTTCTATCCCTTCCGGAACGACCCCGTCGAGCTGATCGGGGTGGAGGCGGCCGGGGAGGGGATCGAGACCGGCCGGCATGCCGCCAGCATCCAGGTGGCGGAGCCGGGGGTGCTGCATGGCATGATGAGCTACCTGCTGCAGGATGCGGACGGGCAGGTGCATCCGGCTCATTCCATCTCCGCCGGGCTGGACTATCCGGGGGTCGGGCCCGAGCACGCCTGGCTGCACTACACCGGCCGGGCCCGGTATGCGGCCGTGACCGATGCCGAGGCGGTGGAGGCGTTCCATCGCCTGTCGGAGTGGGAGGGGATCATCCCGGCGCTGGAGAGCTCCCACGCCGTAGCCTGGGTGTTGCGCCACGCCGACGCCCTGCGCCAGGCGGGGGCGGTGGTGCTCATCAACCTTTCCGGCCGCGGGGACAAGGACATCGACACCGTCCGCGCCTACGAGGCCGGACGGCGGCCGCAGGATCAGGAGGGACACTGA